One window of the Kallotenue papyrolyticum genome contains the following:
- the hisD gene encoding histidinol dehydrogenase, producing the protein MLRIYTDVAEAERTLLRRRLFEDVTVAPAVQARLDALFGPGTTPQAAVERIIAEVRARGDEALRYYSRAIDGVALETLAVSRAEIEAAYAALDAELIAALRLAAEQIERFHRKQTRQSWIDWTPEGALGQLVVPLERVGVYVPGGTAPLPSSLLMAAIPARVAGVEQIVVCSPPQRASGQIAPVILVAADIAGVDAIYKLGGAQAIAALAFGTASVPRVDKIVGPGNLFVVLAKRAVYGVVDIEALPGPTETLVIADSSADPQLVAADLLAQAEHDTLASAILLTDSSTLAAQVQSAVGRQLEELSRADVAAAALARQGGIVVTPTLEEAFRLANAYAPEHLCLLLADPWRYVGLVRNAGGIFLGERSFEVLGDYVAGPSHVMPTGGTARYASPLNVDDFRKIISLVGLNEAALQRIGPAAQRLAEAEGLTAHAAAVRRRLSRS; encoded by the coding sequence ATGCTCCGAATCTACACCGATGTTGCCGAAGCCGAGCGCACGCTGCTGCGCCGGCGCCTGTTCGAGGATGTGACCGTCGCGCCCGCGGTACAGGCACGTCTGGACGCGCTCTTCGGCCCGGGCACTACCCCGCAGGCTGCTGTCGAGCGCATCATCGCCGAGGTGCGCGCGCGCGGCGACGAAGCGCTGCGCTACTACAGCCGGGCGATCGATGGCGTGGCGCTGGAAACGCTGGCGGTGAGTCGTGCCGAGATCGAGGCGGCCTATGCCGCACTGGACGCCGAGCTGATCGCCGCGCTGCGTCTGGCTGCCGAGCAGATCGAACGCTTCCATCGCAAGCAGACGCGTCAAAGCTGGATCGACTGGACGCCCGAAGGCGCGCTTGGCCAGTTGGTGGTGCCGCTGGAACGCGTGGGCGTCTACGTGCCTGGCGGCACCGCGCCGCTGCCCTCGTCGCTGTTGATGGCGGCGATCCCGGCGCGCGTCGCGGGCGTGGAGCAGATCGTGGTCTGCTCGCCGCCGCAGCGCGCGAGCGGCCAGATCGCGCCGGTGATCCTGGTAGCGGCAGACATCGCCGGCGTCGATGCGATCTACAAGCTCGGCGGCGCGCAGGCCATCGCCGCGCTGGCCTTCGGCACCGCCAGCGTGCCGCGCGTGGACAAGATCGTCGGGCCGGGCAACCTGTTCGTGGTGCTGGCCAAGCGCGCGGTCTATGGCGTGGTGGACATCGAAGCCCTGCCGGGACCGACCGAGACACTGGTGATCGCCGACAGCAGCGCCGACCCGCAGCTGGTCGCTGCCGATCTGCTGGCTCAGGCCGAGCACGACACGCTCGCTAGCGCGATCCTACTGACCGATTCATCCACGCTGGCCGCGCAAGTGCAGAGCGCGGTGGGCCGCCAACTGGAGGAGTTGAGTCGTGCCGATGTGGCCGCCGCGGCGCTGGCGCGGCAGGGCGGCATCGTCGTCACGCCGACGCTGGAAGAAGCCTTTCGGCTGGCCAACGCCTACGCGCCCGAGCATCTCTGCCTGCTGCTGGCCGATCCCTGGCGCTACGTCGGCTTGGTGCGCAACGCCGGTGGTATCTTCCTGGGCGAGCGCTCCTTCGAGGTGCTGGGCGACTACGTTGCCGGGCCGAGCCACGTCATGCCCACCGGCGGCACGGCGCGCTACGCCTCGCCGCTCAACGTGGACGACTTCCGCAAGATTATCTCGCTGGTGGGCCTGAACGAGGCGGCGCTGCAACGCATCGGCCCGGCAGCGCAGCGTCTAGCGGAGGCGGAGGGTCTCACCGCGCACGCCGCAGCAGTCCGCCGCCGCCTGAGCCGATCCTGA
- the fahA gene encoding fumarylacetoacetase, with protein sequence MTHLPTHTLDATHDPQLSSWVASANRPDSDFPIQNLPLGVFRRGNEPARIGVAIGDQILDLAACHRHGLFTELPSDLVVALGDTTLNRLLALGRPAWRLLRQHLSALLRHDAPAQTLAADILIPQAQAELLLPATIGDYTDFYASIVHATNVGSMFRPDNPLLPNYKYVPIGYHGRASSIVVSGTPVRRPNGQTKAPQAVQPQFGPTRRLDYELEVGVLIGPGNALGEPIPIAEAEQHIFGVCLVNDWSARDIQTWEYQPLGPFLAKNFATSISPWIVTLEALAPFRTPAYPRPQGDPAPLPYLFDPADQAGGGIDLTLEVWLTSQQMRAQGIAPLRLSRGSFREMYWTIAQLVAHHTSNGCNLRPGDLLASGTVSGPAREARGCLLELTWRGEEPISLPTGEQRRFLEDGDEVILRGWCERPGFRRIGLGECRGMILPALE encoded by the coding sequence ATGACTCACCTACCGACTCACACGCTCGACGCAACCCACGATCCGCAGCTCAGCAGCTGGGTCGCCAGCGCCAACCGGCCCGACAGCGACTTTCCGATCCAGAATCTGCCCCTGGGCGTCTTCCGGCGCGGCAACGAACCAGCGCGCATCGGCGTGGCCATCGGTGATCAGATTCTCGATCTGGCCGCCTGCCATCGGCATGGCCTGTTCACCGAGCTGCCATCCGACCTGGTGGTTGCGCTCGGCGACACGACGCTCAACCGTCTGCTGGCGCTGGGCCGGCCGGCCTGGCGGCTGCTGCGCCAGCATCTCAGCGCGCTGCTACGCCACGACGCGCCGGCGCAGACGCTCGCCGCCGATATCCTGATCCCCCAGGCCCAAGCCGAGCTGCTGCTGCCGGCAACCATCGGCGACTACACCGACTTCTACGCCTCGATCGTCCATGCCACCAACGTTGGCAGCATGTTTCGTCCCGACAACCCGCTGCTGCCCAACTACAAGTATGTACCGATCGGCTACCATGGCCGCGCCTCGTCGATCGTCGTCAGCGGCACGCCGGTGCGGCGGCCCAACGGCCAGACCAAAGCGCCGCAGGCCGTGCAGCCGCAGTTCGGCCCCACGCGCCGCCTGGACTACGAGCTGGAGGTCGGCGTGCTGATCGGACCCGGCAACGCGCTGGGCGAACCGATCCCGATCGCCGAGGCCGAGCAGCACATCTTCGGCGTGTGCCTGGTCAACGACTGGTCGGCGCGCGACATCCAGACCTGGGAGTACCAGCCGCTGGGGCCGTTCCTGGCCAAGAATTTTGCCACCAGCATCTCGCCCTGGATCGTGACGCTGGAGGCGCTGGCGCCCTTCCGCACGCCGGCCTACCCACGTCCACAGGGCGACCCCGCGCCGCTGCCCTACCTGTTCGACCCCGCCGATCAGGCCGGTGGCGGCATCGATCTGACGCTGGAGGTCTGGCTGACATCGCAGCAGATGCGTGCGCAGGGCATCGCGCCGCTGCGCCTGAGTCGCGGCTCGTTCCGCGAAATGTACTGGACGATCGCGCAACTGGTAGCGCATCACACCAGCAACGGCTGCAACCTGCGGCCCGGTGATCTGCTGGCCAGCGGCACCGTCTCCGGGCCGGCGCGCGAGGCGCGTGGCTGCCTGCTGGAGCTGACCTGGCGCGGAGAGGAGCCGATCAGCCTGCCTACCGGCGAGCAGCGGCGCTTCTTGGAGGACGGCGACGAGGTGATTTTGCGCGGTTGGTGCGAGCGCCCCGGGTTTCGCCGCATCGGCCTGGGCGAGTGCCGTGGCATGATCCTGCCCGCCCTGGAGTAG
- a CDS encoding murein hydrolase activator EnvC family protein, producing MPSTTPSATASHGPEPPAWSYPIGWLGSPPGVGFVIRHGFQTENTWFNPGDWHTGEDWYALEGDTAGANVYAVAEGEVVYVGSNYPGRVVIVQHAADLFSVYGHLAFEPPVAVGQHVQCGEQVGVILRRSDEVPNHLHFEIRTFLLAREVNGATPRYAYRCGRDCPPGPGYWPIAAPELPAALGWRNPTHVIAQRAFERSSPRAVVTVATPGARVPLWETLDQVGQPSGARGELELRAGARYPLLEQRVGPDAPTTTGATSYLLWYRIALPDGTAAWAQAALPSDLETSADGRPSAVRLLLAPDWVP from the coding sequence ATGCCGAGCACCACACCATCGGCCACGGCCAGCCATGGCCCCGAACCGCCGGCCTGGAGTTATCCGATCGGTTGGCTGGGCAGCCCGCCGGGCGTGGGCTTCGTGATCCGGCATGGCTTTCAGACCGAGAACACCTGGTTCAATCCCGGCGACTGGCACACCGGCGAGGACTGGTATGCGCTGGAGGGCGATACCGCGGGTGCCAACGTCTATGCCGTGGCCGAAGGTGAGGTGGTGTACGTCGGATCGAACTATCCCGGTCGCGTGGTGATCGTGCAGCACGCTGCCGACCTGTTTTCGGTGTACGGGCATCTGGCCTTCGAGCCGCCGGTGGCCGTGGGTCAGCACGTACAGTGCGGCGAGCAGGTAGGCGTGATCTTGCGGCGCAGCGACGAGGTGCCCAACCATCTCCACTTCGAGATCCGTACCTTTTTGCTTGCCCGCGAGGTCAACGGCGCGACGCCGCGCTATGCCTACCGCTGCGGTCGTGATTGCCCGCCCGGCCCCGGCTATTGGCCGATCGCTGCGCCGGAGCTGCCGGCAGCGCTTGGCTGGCGCAACCCGACGCATGTAATCGCCCAGCGTGCCTTTGAACGGAGCAGCCCGCGCGCCGTGGTGACGGTTGCTACGCCCGGCGCGCGCGTGCCGTTGTGGGAAACGCTGGATCAGGTGGGCCAGCCCTCCGGCGCGCGGGGTGAGCTGGAGCTGAGGGCTGGCGCGCGCTACCCGCTGCTGGAACAGCGCGTTGGTCCGGACGCGCCTACCACGACCGGTGCGACGAGTTACTTGCTCTGGTATCGCATCGCGCTGCCGGATGGGACGGCAGCCTGGGCGCAGGCGGCGCTGCCCTCCGACCTTGAAACCAGCGCGGATGGCCGTCCTTCGGCGGTGCGTCTCCTGCTGGCGCCGGATTGGGTGCCATAG
- a CDS encoding endo-1,4-beta-xylanase: MQHRRRVRHVAGLSLMSVLISLLLLLVTPAQRALAHGGMVFPATRTYACYVDGKVNGNGGDLLMTNPACIEAERISGRNQFWNWFGNLISNAGGRHREIIPDGKLCGPTPTFDGMNQARTDWWTTRVQPGATVTVRYNAWAPHPGTWYLYVTRDGWDPTQPLKWSDLEPVPFNQITNPPINSSGPDGAEYSWQVQLPNKSGRHIIYTIWQRSDSPEAFYNCSDVFFGSGPIEYEFSDPREGGTPVTPTPHPHPSATPSPSPTPSPTPRPSATPSPSPSPSPSPSATPSPQPGGSCQVRYAVTNDWGSGATVQVTIVNQGSSAIQGWTLQWRYSGTQTISGSWNASVTQQGQQVTASNPAGHWNGTIAPNGGSVSFGFNLAYSGSNPAPTSFTLNGQLCGGSGTPSPTPSPSPTPSPSPSPTPRPSATPTPSPSPSPTPRPSATPTPSPSPSPTPRPSATPTPSPNPAQGLRDLAGSFLIGTAMVNDFWNISDAATYQAVVRREFNILTPENQLKWDVVHPAQNTYNFAPGDRHLQFAQANNMLFHGHTLVWHSQNPSWLENGSWTASTLTAVLNDHIDRVAGHYRGQVAVWDVVNEAFEENGSYRASIWYRTLGAGYIEQAFRRTRAADPNAVLIYNDYNIETVNAKSDAVYRMAQDFKARGVPIDGIGFQMHLAGDIDISSLSRNMQRFADLGLSIYITEMDVRYPTPISQSNLEAQARVYRNVLDACLRQPACKALQVWGVTDKYSWIPDVFPGTGDALLFDRNYAPKPAYYAVRDRLSQLSPNPSPSPSATPRPSPSPSPSPSPSATPSPQPGGSCQVRYAVTNDWGSGATVQVTIVNQGSSAIQGWTLQWRYSGTQTISGSWNASVTQQGQQVTASNPAGHWNGTIAPNGGSVSFGFNLAYSGSNPAPTSFTLNGQPCGSASASSASPALALVLLAIWPLAGSALRRLRSA, encoded by the coding sequence ATGCAACACAGGAGACGGGTACGCCATGTTGCCGGTCTGTCGCTGATGTCGGTGCTGATCAGCCTGCTGCTGCTGCTGGTCACGCCGGCGCAACGGGCGCTGGCCCATGGCGGTATGGTCTTTCCGGCGACACGGACCTATGCCTGTTACGTGGATGGCAAGGTCAACGGCAATGGCGGCGATCTGTTGATGACCAATCCGGCCTGTATCGAGGCGGAGCGGATTTCGGGCCGCAACCAGTTTTGGAACTGGTTCGGCAATCTGATCAGCAATGCCGGCGGACGGCACCGCGAGATCATTCCCGATGGTAAGCTGTGCGGGCCAACGCCGACCTTCGACGGCATGAACCAGGCGCGCACCGATTGGTGGACCACGCGCGTGCAGCCCGGCGCGACCGTCACGGTGCGCTACAATGCTTGGGCGCCGCATCCGGGCACCTGGTATCTGTACGTGACGCGCGATGGCTGGGACCCGACACAACCGCTGAAGTGGTCCGATCTGGAACCGGTGCCGTTCAACCAGATCACCAACCCGCCGATCAATTCGAGCGGACCGGATGGCGCGGAGTATAGCTGGCAGGTACAGTTGCCCAACAAGAGTGGCCGCCACATCATCTACACGATCTGGCAGCGCTCTGATAGCCCTGAAGCGTTCTACAACTGCTCGGATGTCTTCTTCGGCAGCGGCCCGATCGAGTACGAGTTCAGCGATCCGCGCGAGGGCGGCACACCGGTTACGCCAACGCCACACCCCCACCCCAGCGCGACGCCCAGCCCGTCGCCGACACCCAGCCCAACGCCGCGGCCCAGCGCGACGCCTAGCCCGTCGCCGAGCCCGAGCCCGTCGCCGAGCGCGACGCCCAGCCCGCAGCCGGGCGGCAGCTGCCAGGTGCGCTACGCGGTGACCAACGACTGGGGCAGCGGCGCCACCGTGCAGGTGACGATCGTCAACCAGGGCAGCAGTGCGATCCAGGGCTGGACGCTGCAGTGGCGCTACAGCGGCACACAGACGATCAGCGGCAGCTGGAACGCCAGCGTGACGCAGCAGGGCCAGCAGGTCACCGCCAGCAACCCGGCCGGCCACTGGAACGGCACGATCGCGCCCAACGGCGGCAGCGTGAGCTTCGGCTTCAACCTGGCCTACAGCGGCAGCAACCCGGCCCCGACCAGCTTCACGCTCAACGGCCAGCTCTGCGGCGGCAGCGGCACACCCAGCCCAACGCCGAGCCCGTCGCCGACGCCGAGCCCGTCGCCGAGCCCAACGCCGCGACCGAGCGCGACGCCCACGCCCAGCCCGTCGCCGAGCCCAACGCCGCGACCGAGCGCGACGCCCACGCCCAGCCCGTCGCCGAGCCCAACGCCGCGACCGAGCGCGACGCCCACGCCCAGCCCCAACCCGGCGCAGGGCCTGCGCGACCTGGCCGGCAGCTTCCTGATCGGCACGGCGATGGTCAACGACTTCTGGAACATCTCCGACGCAGCAACCTACCAGGCTGTGGTGCGCCGCGAGTTCAACATTCTGACGCCGGAGAATCAACTCAAGTGGGACGTCGTCCACCCGGCGCAGAACACCTATAACTTCGCACCTGGTGACCGCCACCTCCAGTTTGCACAGGCCAACAACATGCTGTTCCATGGCCATACCCTGGTCTGGCACAGCCAGAATCCAAGCTGGCTGGAGAACGGCAGTTGGACGGCTAGCACCCTTACTGCGGTGCTAAACGATCACATCGATCGGGTTGCTGGCCACTACCGCGGCCAGGTGGCGGTCTGGGATGTGGTCAACGAGGCCTTTGAGGAGAACGGCAGCTATCGCGCCTCGATCTGGTACCGCACTCTGGGCGCGGGCTACATCGAGCAGGCCTTCCGCCGCACTCGTGCCGCCGATCCCAATGCGGTGCTGATTTACAACGACTACAACATCGAAACCGTGAATGCCAAGTCCGATGCTGTGTACCGCATGGCGCAGGACTTCAAGGCGCGCGGCGTGCCGATCGACGGCATCGGTTTCCAGATGCATCTGGCCGGCGATATCGACATCTCCAGCCTGAGCCGCAACATGCAGCGCTTTGCCGATCTGGGGCTGTCGATCTACATCACCGAGATGGATGTACGCTATCCAACGCCGATCTCGCAGAGTAATCTGGAGGCTCAGGCGCGCGTGTACCGCAACGTGCTGGACGCCTGTTTGCGGCAGCCGGCGTGCAAGGCGTTGCAGGTCTGGGGCGTTACCGACAAGTATTCGTGGATCCCGGATGTCTTCCCGGGCACCGGCGATGCACTGCTCTTCGATCGTAACTACGCGCCCAAGCCGGCCTACTACGCCGTGCGCGATCGGCTCAGCCAGCTCTCGCCCAATCCGTCGCCGTCGCCGAGCGCGACGCCGCGGCCCAGCCCGTCGCCGAGCCCGAGCCCGTCGCCGAGCGCGACGCCCAGCCCGCAGCCGGGCGGCAGCTGCCAGGTGCGCTACGCGGTGACCAACGACTGGGGCAGCGGCGCCACCGTGCAGGTGACGATCGTCAACCAGGGCAGCAGTGCGATCCAGGGCTGGACGCTGCAGTGGCGCTACAGCGGCACGCAGACGATCAGCGGCAGCTGGAACGCCAGTGTGACGCAGCAGGGCCAGCAGGTCACCGCCAGCAACCCGGCCGGCCACTGGAACGGCACGATCGCGCCCAACGGCGGTAGTGTGAGCTTCGGCTTCAACCTGGCCTACAGCGGCAGCAACCCGGCCCCGACCAGCTTCACGCTCAACGGCCAGCCCTGTGGCAGCGCGTCGGCCTCGTCCGCCTCGCCGGCGCTGGCGCTGGTGCTGCTGGCGATCTGGCCGCTGGCCGGCAGCGCACTGCGCCGTCTGCGGAGCGCGTAA
- the hisG gene encoding ATP phosphoribosyltransferase, giving the protein MLRFALPSKGSLYEATLAFLESSGLKVSRPNPRQYTARIRALPEVEVLLHRPADIVTKVAAGDVDLGITGLDLLLELAGDDPNVLIADEDLGFGGVDLVLAVPEAWVDVQSWRDLADLAAEWAAEGRQLRIATKYPNLVRAFCYRQGINVFTLVDSQGATEAAPALGYADLIADITETGTTFRENRLKIVAGTTILRSQACLIAARRALLSDARKLATVKQILELIEARRRARGFAQVIANVPGRSIEEVGQRIVTVPELAGLQGPTIAPVFDKQRGALPPVHGDAPGWFSVSVVVPSERTLQAVEHLRAIGSTGIVVLPLHYVFADRSESFARLEARLRAAP; this is encoded by the coding sequence ATGCTCCGTTTCGCGCTTCCATCCAAAGGGTCGCTCTATGAAGCGACGCTTGCCTTTCTGGAGAGCAGCGGCCTGAAGGTCTCGCGTCCCAATCCGCGCCAGTACACCGCGCGTATTCGGGCGTTGCCGGAGGTCGAGGTGCTGCTGCACCGGCCGGCGGATATCGTCACCAAAGTGGCTGCCGGCGATGTCGATCTGGGCATTACCGGCCTGGATCTGCTGCTGGAGCTGGCCGGCGACGATCCCAACGTGTTGATCGCCGACGAGGACCTGGGCTTCGGCGGCGTCGATCTGGTGCTGGCCGTGCCCGAAGCCTGGGTGGATGTGCAGTCCTGGCGCGACCTGGCCGACCTGGCCGCCGAATGGGCCGCCGAGGGCCGCCAGCTGCGCATTGCCACCAAGTACCCCAACCTGGTACGCGCCTTTTGCTACCGCCAGGGCATCAACGTCTTCACGCTGGTCGACTCGCAGGGCGCCACCGAGGCCGCCCCCGCGCTGGGCTATGCCGACCTGATCGCCGACATTACCGAAACCGGCACGACCTTCCGCGAAAACCGTCTCAAGATCGTGGCCGGCACGACGATCTTGCGCTCGCAGGCCTGCCTGATCGCCGCCCGTCGCGCGCTGCTGTCCGACGCGCGCAAGCTGGCGACGGTCAAACAGATCCTGGAGCTGATCGAAGCGCGTCGGCGTGCGCGCGGCTTTGCCCAGGTGATCGCCAACGTGCCGGGCCGCTCGATCGAGGAGGTGGGGCAGCGCATCGTGACCGTGCCCGAGCTGGCCGGGCTGCAGGGGCCGACCATCGCGCCGGTCTTCGACAAACAGCGCGGTGCGCTGCCACCGGTGCATGGCGACGCGCCAGGCTGGTTCAGCGTGTCGGTGGTGGTGCCCAGCGAGCGTACGTTGCAGGCGGTCGAGCACCTGCGCGCTATCGGCAGCACCGGCATCGTGGTCCTGCCGCTGCACTACGTCTTCGCCGATCGCTCCGAAAGCTTCGCGCGGCTCGAAGCGCGTCTGCGCGCGGCGCCGTGA
- a CDS encoding creatininase family protein — MSTRPFSEWEYAALRPDQLEARLAAAPLIYVPWGALEWHSVHLPVGLDGLVAACIAERAVERTGGVVLPTMYLPITALPHRFSISFRAATVRAVLDDLFAELARVGARVVVLLSGHYAQGHELVLIDAAEHALTTHGLRVLATPPLALLGEHYLDHAGRWETALLLATEPRLVDLQRFVAALQRYPAGHVADLGVLGELPINATATSGEIAIEQALAEIEGWVQRLLRDDDLAPLRAFYQRRRAAYDSFVQRYYRGSYEEAAAAWWQERIRRD, encoded by the coding sequence ATGAGCACGCGACCGTTCAGTGAGTGGGAGTATGCCGCGCTACGTCCCGATCAGCTTGAAGCGCGCCTGGCGGCTGCGCCGCTGATCTACGTCCCCTGGGGCGCGCTGGAGTGGCACAGCGTGCACCTGCCGGTCGGGCTCGACGGGCTGGTGGCGGCCTGCATCGCCGAGCGCGCCGTGGAGCGCACCGGTGGCGTGGTGCTGCCAACCATGTACCTGCCGATCACCGCGCTGCCGCACCGCTTTTCGATCTCGTTTCGTGCCGCGACCGTGCGCGCCGTGCTCGACGATCTGTTCGCCGAACTGGCGCGCGTGGGCGCGCGCGTGGTGGTCCTGCTCAGCGGCCACTATGCCCAAGGCCACGAGCTGGTGCTGATCGACGCCGCCGAGCATGCGCTGACAACCCATGGGCTGCGCGTGCTGGCCACGCCGCCGCTGGCGCTGCTGGGCGAGCACTACCTCGATCACGCCGGACGCTGGGAAACGGCGCTGCTGCTGGCGACCGAGCCCAGGCTGGTTGATCTGCAGCGCTTCGTCGCCGCGCTGCAGCGCTACCCCGCCGGGCATGTGGCCGACCTGGGCGTGCTGGGCGAGCTGCCGATCAACGCCACGGCCACAAGCGGCGAGATCGCCATCGAGCAGGCGCTGGCCGAGATCGAAGGCTGGGTGCAGCGCTTGCTGCGTGATGACGATCTCGCGCCGCTGCGCGCGTTCTACCAGCGCCGGCGCGCCGCCTATGATTCGTTTGTGCAACGCTACTATCGCGGCTCCTACGAAGAGGCTGCCGCCGCCTGGTGGCAGGAGCGCATCCGCCGCGACTAG
- the hisZ gene encoding ATP phosphoribosyltransferase regulatory subunit, translating into MVEPVRGMHDVLPAQRSALKRIQTLLEATIERWGYQFLDLPILEHREMYLKKAGEELVGKLYDFEFHGRHLALRPEWTASVLRAYVHGLQSEPLPARLAYSGPVFRYERPQRMTYRQFTQVGVELIGGLPPLADAEVVALACRGLEAVGVRDYRLTVGHIGVVRALLGNLGLAERTANLLLWNLERLRAGQVELIRRQLAEAHGDELFDLGPLAALPDDQLEALLLTMLRAVGLRLDNSTRPPEAIVARLVRKLRRDDPQPRVERALELLSRLAATVGPPEDALPQLEALFAAEGIDPAPINELRAILELLAAQGVPLAHLTVNAGLGRGLHYYTGLIFEIYDADGLQLCGGGRYDDLVAAIGGRASVPAVGFAYGLERVTHAAPPAAPATLPLVLVMAAAPEHRAAALQTALRLREHGYAALVDTRDRSLSANLRDAARRGAQAVIICDARAPEVVRWHRLADHRERELAQADWPDGGDYEHATVQ; encoded by the coding sequence ATGGTTGAGCCTGTGCGTGGCATGCATGATGTGTTGCCGGCGCAGCGCAGTGCGCTCAAGCGCATTCAAACGCTGCTCGAGGCAACCATCGAACGGTGGGGCTATCAGTTTCTGGATCTGCCGATCCTTGAGCATCGCGAGATGTACCTCAAAAAGGCGGGCGAGGAACTGGTCGGCAAGCTGTATGATTTCGAGTTTCATGGCCGCCACTTGGCGCTGCGTCCGGAGTGGACCGCCTCGGTGCTGCGCGCCTATGTGCACGGCCTCCAGTCCGAGCCGCTGCCCGCGCGCCTGGCGTATAGCGGCCCGGTCTTTCGCTACGAACGCCCGCAGCGCATGACCTACCGCCAGTTTACCCAGGTAGGCGTGGAGCTGATCGGCGGGCTGCCGCCGCTGGCCGATGCCGAGGTGGTGGCGCTGGCCTGCCGCGGCCTGGAGGCGGTGGGCGTGCGCGACTACCGCCTGACGGTCGGGCATATTGGCGTGGTGCGCGCGCTGTTGGGCAATCTGGGCTTGGCCGAGCGCACCGCCAATCTGCTGCTCTGGAACCTGGAACGTCTGCGCGCCGGGCAGGTGGAGCTCATTCGCCGCCAGCTTGCCGAGGCGCACGGCGACGAACTCTTCGATCTGGGACCGCTGGCGGCGCTGCCCGACGATCAGCTCGAAGCGCTGCTGTTGACCATGCTGCGCGCGGTGGGGTTGCGCCTCGACAATTCAACCCGTCCGCCCGAAGCGATTGTAGCGCGCCTGGTGCGCAAGCTGCGCCGCGACGATCCGCAGCCGCGCGTCGAGCGCGCACTGGAGCTGTTGAGTCGTCTGGCGGCTACGGTCGGCCCGCCCGAGGACGCCCTTCCCCAGCTCGAGGCGCTGTTTGCCGCCGAGGGCATCGATCCCGCGCCGATCAACGAACTGCGCGCGATCCTGGAGCTGCTGGCGGCGCAGGGCGTGCCGTTGGCGCACCTGACGGTCAACGCCGGGCTGGGACGTGGCCTGCACTACTACACCGGCCTGATCTTCGAGATCTACGACGCCGACGGCCTGCAACTGTGTGGCGGCGGGCGCTACGATGATCTGGTGGCGGCGATCGGCGGGCGCGCCTCGGTGCCGGCAGTGGGCTTTGCCTATGGCCTGGAGCGGGTGACGCATGCCGCACCGCCCGCCGCGCCGGCGACCTTGCCGCTGGTGCTGGTGATGGCTGCTGCGCCCGAGCACCGCGCCGCCGCGCTGCAGACTGCGCTGCGGCTGCGCGAGCACGGCTACGCCGCGCTGGTTGACACGCGCGACCGTAGCTTGAGCGCCAACCTGCGCGATGCCGCGCGCCGGGGCGCGCAGGCGGTGATCATCTGCGACGCGCGCGCTCCCGAGGTGGTGCGCTGGCACCGGCTGGCCGATCACCGGGAGCGCGAGCTGGCCCAGGCCGACTGGCCCGACGGAGGAGACTATGAGCACGCGACCGTTCAGTGA
- a CDS encoding alpha/beta fold hydrolase: MSTSPWQTITLRDGATLRARIAGSGTPLLLLGNLVSWEFWHHQIPFFAQHYRVIAPAYRGRPRPGCSALDALAADVPDLLARLGESRALLMGHSIGAMVLARLLEQQPQVARAVVLANGFLWLRLVPPALHRVARRVQPHLTPLLWTIYPRLPWVARQLLAFGLLWGTQLIFLRHEPACAKREMFFAYTNTGDGSMIMRLSAALEYAHPPDLSGARVPVLLVSGAHDTWMQPWERNRLAQRLPCGTQVVVAGRGHMTPMVAPDVFNTTVLAFFRRVESGML, encoded by the coding sequence ATGAGCACATCCCCCTGGCAGACGATCACGCTGCGCGACGGCGCTACGCTACGCGCGCGCATTGCGGGCAGCGGAACGCCGCTGCTGCTGCTCGGCAACCTGGTGTCGTGGGAGTTCTGGCACCATCAGATCCCCTTTTTTGCACAGCACTACCGCGTGATCGCGCCGGCCTACCGCGGTCGTCCGCGGCCCGGCTGCTCGGCGCTGGACGCGCTGGCCGCCGACGTACCCGATCTGCTGGCGCGGCTGGGCGAATCGCGCGCGCTGCTGATGGGCCACTCGATCGGCGCGATGGTGCTGGCGCGCCTGCTGGAGCAGCAGCCGCAGGTAGCGCGGGCGGTGGTGCTGGCCAACGGCTTTCTGTGGCTACGGCTGGTGCCGCCGGCGCTGCACCGGGTAGCGCGCCGGGTTCAACCCCACCTCACGCCGCTGCTGTGGACGATCTACCCACGCCTGCCGTGGGTGGCACGCCAACTGCTCGCCTTCGGGCTGCTGTGGGGTACGCAGCTCATCTTTCTTCGCCACGAGCCGGCCTGCGCCAAACGCGAGATGTTCTTCGCCTACACCAACACCGGCGATGGTTCGATGATCATGCGGCTGAGCGCGGCGCTGGAGTATGCCCATCCGCCCGATCTGAGCGGCGCGCGCGTGCCGGTGCTGCTGGTGAGCGGCGCGCACGACACCTGGATGCAGCCCTGGGAGCGCAACCGCTTGGCGCAGCGCCTGCCCTGCGGCACGCAGGTGGTCGTGGCGGGCCGCGGCCATATGACGCCGATGGTGGCGCCGGATGTCTTCAACACAACGGTACTGGCGTTTTTCCGGCGCGTCGAGAGCGGCATGCTATAA